One window of Chamaesiphon minutus PCC 6605 genomic DNA carries:
- a CDS encoding secondary thiamine-phosphate synthase enzyme YjbQ: protein MTHYQKILTIPSTPKSFVKITPQIGNIVTQSGIQTGLCTLFLRHTSASLVIQENADPDVLIDLANFLAKLVPEDGKYIHSAEGADDMPAHIRTALTHTSEQIPIMRGSLVLGTWQGIYLWEHRQHRYNRELVVHISGD from the coding sequence GTGACTCACTATCAAAAAATTCTCACTATTCCTAGCACGCCTAAGTCATTTGTCAAAATTACACCACAAATCGGTAATATCGTCACTCAATCGGGAATTCAAACTGGATTGTGTACTCTGTTTTTGCGGCATACTTCTGCTAGTTTGGTAATTCAAGAAAATGCAGATCCGGATGTATTGATCGACTTAGCTAATTTCTTAGCCAAACTCGTCCCAGAAGATGGTAAATATATTCACTCGGCTGAAGGTGCCGATGATATGCCAGCACATATTCGCACTGCACTTACCCATACCTCCGAACAAATCCCTATCATGCGCGGTAGTTTAGTACTGGGTACGTGGCAAGGAATCTATCTGTGGGAACATCGCCAACATCGCTACAACCGCGAATTAGTCGTGCATATTAGTGGCGATTAA